CGGCACGGCACAGGCATTGCTGCGATGATTGCTGGCTCTGGAAAGCACCCGAGCGGCGACGGAGCATACGGACTAGCGCCGGGCGTAAAGATTCTCCCGATTCGGGTGCCGCACGAGATGGGCGAGGCCACCCCGTTTTGGGTCTCCGCCATCCGGTATGCCGCAGATTCGGATGCCAAGATCATCAATATCTCTTTGGGGAAAGAAGGCTCGACCGAAGGTGATCAGGATCGGTCTGAGGCCGTCAAGTACGCGCTCTCCAAGGGGAAGCTGATCTTCGCGGCTGTGGGCAATGACGGCGACACGGTCAACAGCGTTGAGTACCCGGGCGCAACGCCTGGAGTAGTGGGCGTCGGAGCAGTGAGCGCCGATGGTGGCGCGACCAAAGAGTCGCAGCACGGGCCGCAAGTTGACATGGCTGCCCCCGGTATTGACATCGTTACGGCTTGCGCTGGAAAGACGGGGCTATGCACCACCCACGGCACCAGTGACGCCTCGGCCCTCGCCTCCGCCTCCGCCGCACTGCTCTGGTCCGCCCACCCCACCTGGACCAACAACCAGATCCTCCGCGTCCTCCTGAACACCGCCGGCAAGCCCGTCGACGGCGTCGAGCGCAACGACTACATCGGCTACGGCGTCGTCCGCCCCCGCATCGCGCTGCCCACCCCCGGCGACCCCGGCCCGGCGGACGTGTTTCCGCTGCCCGATCTCGCCGCGGCGGAGGCCAAGACCTCCCCGGCTCCCTCGGCAGGGGGAAAGATCACGCAGTCGCCTGCGCCGCGAGCCGGGTCTGCGGTAGACAAGAGCGACGGCAGCAGCCTGCCCTGGATCGCCCTCGGCATAGGGGCCTGCGTCCTGATCGGCGGAGCCGTCGCCGCAGTCTTCGTACGGCGAGCCAAGCGTTGACCTGAACCGACACAGGAGTGGAGCGCACGGGATGTCCTTCGAAGAGGAATGGTCCGCCGCACGCGCCACGGCCGCGGCCAACATCTCCATGCGTCTCAACCAGGCCCCCGCCACCCCCGGAGGGGGCGGCAGTGACCTCGCGCTCAACCAGGACCACATCGGCGCCGTCGGCAGCGAGGCGTACAAGCTGCACTCCCGCCTCCAGACCGACGGCAAGCACGCCGCCACCGCCTCCGCCGAGGCGGCCGGCGCGCTGGCCAAGGAGGGCTTCGCCAGTGGGGCCGCGCTCGCCAAGGTGAACGGCCGCTGGGAGAGCCAGGTCAAGACCCTCGGCGCCGCCTGCGCCCAGATCTCCAACGGCCTCAACTACTCGCTCTCCTCGCACAACAAGGAAGAGCAGCAGCTCTACGCCGAGTTCACGACGTCCAAGATCGCCGAGTACCTCAATTGACGATTCTCGCCCTATGGATGGGGGCGATTCCCTTCAGCCCGCATGGGCGGGCCTCTGGGCTTCACGCGTACGCCTCGGGCGGGAGGCCCGGACTCGCACCCTGGGGGCGCTGTGCGTGCTGTTGATGTCCGAGCCACTCGTCCGGCGGGCTCGGGCCTCGATCTCGACCGAGGCGTTGTGGTCGGCGTCGTCTTCGTGCCCGCAGCGGGTGCAGGCGAACAGCCGGCCGCATCCCTGACGGGATTGGGGATCGACCAGGCCGCAGGCGGCGCAGGTCTGGGAGGTGTGGAACGGCGGCACGGCGACGAGGACGGACCCGTATATGCGGGTCTTGTACTCGAGTTGCCGCCGTCGTTCGCCCGGGGTGCCATCGAGGATGGCCCGGTTCAGGCAGGCCTTGGCCCGGACCTTCTTCCCTGGCGTCTCGACGCTGCCCTTCGCGGTCTTGGTCATGTTCTTCACGCGCAGGTCCTCGATGCCGATCATGCCGTGGTTTTTGGCGAGGTCGGTGGTGAGCTTGTGTGTGAAGTCCCGGCGCCGGTTGGTTCGCCTGGCGGTGAGTTTCGCGATCTGGGTGATCGTCTGGCGCAGGCGGCGGCTGTACCTTCCTCCGTTGTGCTTCTTCGCGTAGGTGAGCTGCCGCGCCCTGCGCTGCTCCAGTGCTTTGAGCCGGTTCTTCTCGTTGGCGGTGAGCGTCGGTGGCATGAGGCGGGGTGTGGTCTCGGTGGAGACGAACGCGGACACGGCGACGCCGAAGTCCACCCCGCACGCCAGCTTCTTGTTTGGCGCGCCCGGCTGGCGGCCAGTGTGAATACCGAACGAGATGTGCCAGCCGTTGCCGTCCCGGGACACGGTTGCGTTACGGACTGTGCCCCCGATCGCACGGGAGAGCCGGAACCGCAGCCAGCCGAGTTTCGGCAGACGCACCTCGGCCCACTTGCGGTTCAGCTTGCGGATCTCGATGGCCTGGCCGGGAAATGGGATGGACAGGCGGTGGCCGCGCTTCTTCCGTCTCGGAAACCCGGCCTGAAGGTTCCAGAAATTGTCGTGTGCCTGGTCCAGCTGCCGCAGGATCTGCTGCCCGGCCTGCGCAGGCAGCTCGCCCAACCACTCGAGATCCGCACGGCCAGCTGTCAGCTGCTTGCACTGCTCGGCCGACCGCAAGGTATACCGGCGCTGCTCCCACAGATACATCCGCTGCTCCAGAGCGACATTCCACAGAGCGCGCACCGTATGCCCCCACCTGGTCAGGACCTGACCCTGACCGTCTGTGGGGTACGCGCGATACCTACGCCCCATGTCTGCCTTCACGCTCTCAATCATGTCGACGATTTATGGCCGACGTGCCCCCAGATCCAAAAAAGACAGGCATTGTTCTCAGGTGTGACACGCGTACATCGTTTCGTGACGGAATTCTGGAGCAAATTGTTCGCGTGCGTTGATCTCAGGGGGGATGGAGGGATCGTGCGCGCCGTGTTGAGGACTTCGAGTGCGAATCCATCGAATTCAATGGCGAGTCCAGTCAAGATCGGAATTGGTGTTCCATCGGACTGAAGTTGATGCGCTGCGATCGATCTAGGTAAGTACTCCCCGCACAGAAAGGCCGCTTGACCGCGTGCTGACGTACGAGAACGTGCTGAACGCCCCCATCGACAAGCTCGCCACCGCGGTCCGCGACTGGCAGGCGGTGGTCACGAAGCTTGAGGAACTGGCCGAGGCCGCCCGCAACGGCATGAAGGCCAGGTCGGACAAGGCCGAATGGAGCGGGGTCACCGCGGGCGTGGCGCGGCAGTTCGTGGACAAGACGGCCAAGGAGTTCGAGGACGCGGCCAAAGAGGCCAAGGGCATTCACCAGGCGCTCACCCAGGGACACGACACCTTCAAGTCCTCCCGTGATCGGCTGAAGAAGATCGCCGAGGAGGAGGCGCCCGCCGCCGGGTTCCGGGTCGACGGGAAGGGGAAGGTTGAGCCGGTACCGCTCGTCACGGAGCAGGACCGCTACGCGGCGCGCCACGACCCGGACTACCAGGAGGCCCTCCGCGTCAACCGGCCGCTGTGGCAGGCGAAGATCGACGCGGCCATCGACGCCTGCGACGACGTCGACCAGTCGCTGGCCCGCCTGCTCAACGCCAACGTCGCCGAGGACCACAACTTCAGCGGCCCGAAGTACTCGAGCCTCACCGCCGAGCAGGCCGGCCGCGCCACCGATCTCGCGCGGAAGGGTCGGGACCTCTCCCACGCGCAGCTCGTGGAGCTGAACGAGCTGCTGGCTGACAACGCCAAGGTGCCGGAGTTCTCGACCAGGTTCTACGAGGGGCTCGGGCCCAAGGGGGCGCTCCAGTTCTTCGGGTACCTGTCGACCGACACCCACGACTACGGGAAGCTCGACGAGCAGCGGCTCAAGGACGTCCAGGAACTCCAGAAGAACCTGGGCCTCAACCTGGCCACCGCCACCAGCTCGAAGACCGAGCCGCACCTGCCGGACAGCTACGCGCAGGAGCTGCGCAAGCTCGGTACCCAGCACATCCCGCTCGCCAGGTACGACCAGAACCCTCCCTACGGGTACCAGCTGCTCGGCGGCATCATGCGTTACGGGAACTACGACCCCAAGTTCCTGGTCCCCAT
The Streptomyces sp. NBC_00091 genome window above contains:
- the mycP gene encoding type VII secretion-associated serine protease mycosin, with amino-acid sequence MRKTTSALVGLLLAGVAATPAHAQTIREQQWHLDAMKADDIWKISTGKGITVAVIDTGVARIPELEGQVVPGKDFAAGQKGYEGDERDDYSRHGTGIAAMIAGSGKHPSGDGAYGLAPGVKILPIRVPHEMGEATPFWVSAIRYAADSDAKIINISLGKEGSTEGDQDRSEAVKYALSKGKLIFAAVGNDGDTVNSVEYPGATPGVVGVGAVSADGGATKESQHGPQVDMAAPGIDIVTACAGKTGLCTTHGTSDASALASASAALLWSAHPTWTNNQILRVLLNTAGKPVDGVERNDYIGYGVVRPRIALPTPGDPGPADVFPLPDLAAAEAKTSPAPSAGGKITQSPAPRAGSAVDKSDGSSLPWIALGIGACVLIGGAVAAVFVRRAKR
- a CDS encoding transposase, which translates into the protein MKADMGRRYRAYPTDGQGQVLTRWGHTVRALWNVALEQRMYLWEQRRYTLRSAEQCKQLTAGRADLEWLGELPAQAGQQILRQLDQAHDNFWNLQAGFPRRKKRGHRLSIPFPGQAIEIRKLNRKWAEVRLPKLGWLRFRLSRAIGGTVRNATVSRDGNGWHISFGIHTGRQPGAPNKKLACGVDFGVAVSAFVSTETTPRLMPPTLTANEKNRLKALEQRRARQLTYAKKHNGGRYSRRLRQTITQIAKLTARRTNRRRDFTHKLTTDLAKNHGMIGIEDLRVKNMTKTAKGSVETPGKKVRAKACLNRAILDGTPGERRRQLEYKTRIYGSVLVAVPPFHTSQTCAACGLVDPQSRQGCGRLFACTRCGHEDDADHNASVEIEARARRTSGSDINSTHSAPRVRVRASRPRRTREAQRPAHAG